Genomic DNA from bacterium:
AAGAACTGGCAACCATAATCTCCGGAGTGGACGTGGTGGCCATGGACATCAAGCCTCCCACTGCCTGCGGGAAAGACATCTGGAACGTACAGCAACAGTTCCTGCATACCGCCAGAGACAAGGCCTTCGTCAAACTGGTCATCTGTGACAAAACCACGACAGAAGAAGTTGAACAGTCCGCCCGGATGATAGCCGCTGTGGACAAAAAGTTGGTTTTGGTTCTCCAGCCAGCCGAAGGGCCGAACGCCCCGGAAATGCAGACGGTCCGCAGATACCAGGCCCTGGCCGGAGAGCAGCTTCAGCATGTCAGCATTATCCGGCAGATGCACAAGATATGGAATATACCTTGAAATAATATTTATAAGGAAGGCAGGAATCCCAGGAATAAACGTTTCCCTCATATAGTATTCCTGGTTTCATGGTTTCCTAATAAAATCCCCTTGTTTACCATCGCCTTTAATAATAAGACACACTACCTGATGTTTGACAAAGAATTCAAGACCGCGGTGCTGGCCGCAAAAAAGGCCGGTCATTTGCTCCAGGCCATGTCCCAGGGCGACCTGAAGGTTGAATACAAGGGCGAGATCGACCTGGTGACCCAGGCCGACCGCGCAGCCGAGGCCCTGGTGGTTAAAATGCTTCGCCGGAATTACCCCGGCGACGACATTCTGACCGAGGAAACAAACCGGGACCGCACCCGGTCTGTCCGGCGCTGGATAATAGACCCGCTGGACGGCACCACCAACTATGCCCACCGCTTCCCCTTTTGGTGCGTCTCCATCGCTTTTGAGTTTAAGGGTCAAGTTGTGCTGGGCGCAATATACAATCCGAATTTGAACGAACTGTTCACCGCCCGGAAAGGCCTGGGCGCCTGGATCAACGGAAACAAGATAAAGGTATCCTCCCAGCCGGTCCTGAAGAAAAGCCTTTTAGCCACCGGCTTCCCCTACGATGTCCATTATTCCAGAAAAGACAATCTGGACAACTTCCGGAGATTCATCAAGCGGGCCCAGGCGGTGAGGCGGCCGGGCTCGGCGGCTTTGGACCTGGCCTATGTGGCCTGCGGCCGGTTCGACGGGTTCTGGGAGATGAAGCTGAAGACCTGGGACATGGCGGCCGCGTCTTTGATGGTGACTGAAGCCAGGGGAAAGCTGAGCGGTTTTAAGGGACAGAAGTTCAGCATCTACGTGCCGGAATGCCTGGCCACAAACGGGAAGATACACCGGGAAATGATCGAAGTATTAAAATAGAGTATTACGGCATCATGCCAAAAGGGCTGGAAGCAAAGCTTCCAGCCCTTTATATTTTCCTTTAAGCCTGAATTTCAAAAATAATATCTGGCTCCCAGACCGCCCTGTAGCCAAAGACCGGTGGCCGGAGCAAGGTCCAGGGTCGGAGCCAGTTCCAAAAACAGATCGAACGGAGCATCCCTGAAGATGTACTCCAAACCCACCACCCCCCGGACCCCGATATTGGCCCCGTCGCGGTCATGAAAATGGCCGCCCCACAAGGTGGCGCCGACGCC
This window encodes:
- a CDS encoding inositol monophosphatase family protein → MFDKEFKTAVLAAKKAGHLLQAMSQGDLKVEYKGEIDLVTQADRAAEALVVKMLRRNYPGDDILTEETNRDRTRSVRRWIIDPLDGTTNYAHRFPFWCVSIAFEFKGQVVLGAIYNPNLNELFTARKGLGAWINGNKIKVSSQPVLKKSLLATGFPYDVHYSRKDNLDNFRRFIKRAQAVRRPGSAALDLAYVACGRFDGFWEMKLKTWDMAAASLMVTEARGKLSGFKGQKFSIYVPECLATNGKIHREMIEVLK